In a single window of the Thunnus albacares chromosome 1, fThuAlb1.1, whole genome shotgun sequence genome:
- the madd gene encoding MAP kinase-activating death domain protein isoform X6, whose protein sequence is MEKKKMCPRLLDYLVVVGARQPSSDSVAQTPQLLRRYPLEDHHDFPLPPDVVFFCQPEGCLSIRQRRVSLRDDSSFVFTLTDKDSGITRYGICVNFYRSFQRGHHRTRGDKSSHTETAAQGAETTSEGLDGSGGGPASTLAPPNNAESAPQPASGEETGQPGAEPNAGKSPQHRRSAAKMAARNRNSTLTSLCILSHYPFFSTFRECLYILKRLVDCCSQRLTQRAGLPRATQRDTMWRVFTGALSVEEKGSQLLADLREIESWVYRLLRSPVPVAGQRRVDVEMLPHELKRPLTFALPDNSRFSMVDFPLHLPLELLGVDACLQVLSCVLLEHKVILQSRDYNALSMSVMAFVAMIYPLEYMFPVIPLLPTCMASAEQLLLAPTPYIIGVPASFFLYKSDFKMPDDLWLVDLDSSKVIAPTNAEILPPLPEPEAGELKKHLKQCLVRLTVITQKQIFSSENKALASMSLNTQPILNLEKFQEGQEIPLLPPGRDKASPSSTEFNPLIYGNDVDSVDVATRVAMVRFFNSPNVLQGFQMHTRTLRLFPRPVVAFQSSSFLASRPRRSCFADKLSHTQAVEFYGEWALNPTNLAFQRIHNNVFDPSLIGDKPKWYAHQLQPVVYRVYDGSSQLVEAMAGPLEDEGNESDPTDSGSDSEAYDDSSSSYSSLGDLVSEMIQGDIQGDTPSLEPHTHAALGDASEVEFQDFQDIREGQSSEGPPSGDGPAEPSDGQPLRSSSSTTASSSPSTIIQGVNHEQGEAPEMEALPSAALQNPVPGLGSQPFLRAPAEAGLVDPANKKQEYDNPYFEPQYGFPSEDDPDAEEQVESYTPRFNQNLNGNKAQRPLRPSSLRLPGESDGEGDSRNSSPNSTISNSSNDGFGGLMSFASNLYKNHGTSFSLSNLALPNKAAREKSTPFPSLKGARAPRALVDQKSSVIKHSPTVKRESPSPQGRVNNTSENQQFLKEVVQSVLDGQGVGWLNMKKVRRLLENEQLRVFVLSKLNRAVQSEEDARQEIIRDVEVSRKVYKGMLDILKCTVSSLEHSYTNAGLGGMASVFSLLEIARTHYQTKDPEKRKRSPTDSAGSPGSKESPSGRMETARPQGLLNIPHLQLPHHATGRGARHFDTRSLNEENFIASIELWSKHQDKQKAMEKPQRSEGAKQQRPQVTDAEEKKSQISADSGLSVTSGSQKSDTESVTSSEPPILTRSTSQDSEASTISNSSGETLGADSDLSSTAGDGLGGRTAPHLTQSRGTLSDSEIETNPATSAVFGKTHTLKPGAKDHLPAMAKGPPPQPMEDISMRIYLCEGLLGKERSTLWDQVQFWEDAYLDAVMLEREGMGMDQGPQEMIERYLSLGDHDRKRLEDDEDRLLATLLYNMIAYMLMMKVSKNDIRKKVRRLMGKSHIGLTYSQEINELLDKLAQMNGRELSIRPSGSRHIKKQTFVVHAGTDTTGDIFFMEVCDDCIVLRSNIGTVYERWWYEKLINMTYCPKTKVLCLWRRNGQETQLNKFYTKKCRELYYCVKDSMERAAARQQSIKPGPELGGEFPVQDMKTGEGGLLQVTLEGINLKFMHSQVFIELSHIKKCNTVKGVFVLEEFVPETKEVVIHKYKTPMAHQICYSVLCLFSYVAAVKGKEAEGKPKILSPRPLPS, encoded by the exons atggagaaaaagaaaatgtgccCTCGCCTTCTCGACTACTTGGTGGTGGTCGGAGCAAG GCAACCAAGTAGTGATAGTGTGGCTCAGACCCCACAGCTCCTCCGCCGCTACCCACTGGAAGACCACCACGACTTTCCACTCCCACCAGACGTGGTGTTCTTCTGCCAACCAGAGGGCTGCCTGAGCATACGCCAGCGTAGGGTCAGCCTGCGTGACGACTCCTCATTTGTTTTCACTCTGACCGACAAGGACTCAGGAATCACTCGCTATGGAATCTGCGTCAACTTCTACCGCTCTTTTCAGCGAGGGCATCACCGTACCCGCGGGGACAAGAgcagtcacacagagacagcagcacAAGGGGCGGAAACCACGAGCGAGGGGCTCGACGGCAGCGGCGGAGGCCCGGCTTCCACGTTAGCGCCGCCTAACAACGCCGAGTCAGCGCCCCAGCCTGCCTCTGGAGAAGAAACCGGACAACCGGGTGCCGAGCCGAACGCCGGAAAATCCCCGCAGCACAGACGAAGCGCGGCTAAGATGGCAGCCAGGAACCGCAACAGCACGCTGACCTCGCTGTGCATACTCAGCCACTACCCCTTCTTCTCCACCTTTAGGGAATGCCTATATATTCTCAAGAGGCTGGTGGACTGCTGCAGTCAGAGGCTAACACAGCGTGCCGGGCTCCCCCGCGCCACCCAGAG GGACACCATGTGGCGAGTGTTCACCGGGGCGCTGTCGGTGGAAGAGAAAGGCAGCCAGCTGCTGGCAGACCTGCGGGAGATTGAATCCTGGGTGTACCGGTTGCTGCGTTCACCTGTGCCAGTGGCGGGTCAGAGGCGCGTGGATGTGGAAATGCTTCCCCACGAACTCAAACGGCCTCTCACCTTTGCACTGCCTGACAACTCCCGCTTCTCCATGGTCGACTTCCCCCTCCACCTGCCCTTAGAGCTGCTGGGTGTGGACGCCTGTCTGCAGGTTCTCAGCTGTGTCCTGCTAGAGCACAAG gTTATTCTTCAATCCAGAGATTACAACGCTTTGTCTATGAGTGTAATGGCCTTTGTGGCCATGATCTACCCTCTGGAGTACATGTTCCCCGTCATCCCCTTACTGCCGACATGCATGGCCTCAGCTGAACAG CTCCTTCTTGCCCCCACTCCCTACATTATAGGTGTGCCAGCTAGCTTCTTCCTCTACAAATCTGATTTCAAAATGCCAGATGATCTGTGGCTTGTGGACCTTGACAGCAGCAAG gttATAGCACCCACCAATGCAGAGATTCTACCACCTCTTCCAGAGCCTGAAGCCGGCGAGCTTAAGAAACATCTGAAGCAG TGTCTGGTTAGGTTGACCGTGATCACCCAAAAGCAGATCTTCTCCTCTGAAAATAAG GCCTTGGCCAGTATGAGTTTGAACACCCAACCCATTCTGAACCTGGAGAAGTTCCAGGAAGGTCAGGAGATACCCCTGCTCCCACCTGGACGAGATAAAGCTTCGCCATCCTCCACGGAGTTCAACCCCCTGATTTATGGCAACGATGTTGATTCTGTGGATGTAGCCACCAG GGTTGCCATGGTACGGTTCTTCAACTCCCCGAATGTTCTCCAGGGGTTCCAGATGCACACTCGGACCTTGCGTCTCTTCCCCCGTCCTGTGGTGGCTTTTCAGTCGTCGTCTTTTCTTGCATCTCGGCCACGGCGTTCTTGCTTTGCAGATAAACTGTCTCACACCCAGGCAGTGGAGTTCTATGGAGAGTGGGCTTTGAATCCCACCAATCTCGCCTTTCAGAGGATACATAACA ATGTGTTTGACCCCTCCTTAATTGGTGACAAACCCAAGTGGTATGCTCACCAGCTACAGCCAGTGGTCTACCGGGTGTACGATGGAAGCTCCCAGCTGGTTGAGGCTATGGCTGGTCCTTTAGAGGACGAGGGCAACGAATCTGACCCCACAGACAG TGGTAGTGACAGTGAGGCATACGATGACTCCAGCTCTTCCTACTCCTCACTTGGAGACCTTGTGAGTGAGATGATCCAAGGAGACATCCAGGGAGACACGCCGA GCTTAGAACCACATACCCATGCTGCACTCGGAGATGCAAGTGAGGTTGAGTTTCAAGATTTCCAGGACATCAGGGAAGGCCAGAGCTCGGAGGGTCCACCCAGTGGGGACGGACCTGCTGAACCCTCTGATGGACAACCCCTTCGCTCAAGCTCCAGCACAACTGCAAGCTCAAGTCCCAGCACAATCATCCAGGGGGTCAACCAT gagCAAGGGGAAGCACCTGAAATGGAGGCATTACCAAGTGCCGCCTTACAGAATCCTGTCCCAGGACTGGGCAGCCAGCCGTTCCTCAGAGCTCCAGCTGAAGCTGGCCTGGTGGACCCAgccaacaaaaaacaagagtATGACAACCCATACTTTGAGCCTCAGTATGGCTTCCCCTCTGAGGATGACCCTGATGCAGAAGAGCAAGTGGAGTCATACACCCCTCGATTCAACCAGAACCTCAATGGCAACAA GGCACAGCGTCCTTTACGTCCCAGTAGTCTGAGGCTCCCCGGTGAGTCTGACGGGGAGGGAGATTCTCGCAACAGCTCGCCAAACTCCACTATTTCCAACAGCAGCAATGATGGATTTGGAGGACTCATGTCCTTTGCTA GCAACCTTTACAAGAACCACGGCACCAGTTTCAGCCTGTCCAATCTCGCTCTTCCCAACAAAGCAGCGAGGGAGAAATCAACGCCTTTCCCGAGTTTAAAAG GCGCACGTGCACCTCGGGCACTCGTGGATCAGAAGTCTTCTGTAATCAAGCACAGTCCAACAGTGAAGAGAGAGTCGCCCTCTCCTCAGGGTCGCGTCAACAACACAAG CGAGAACCAGCAGTTCTTAAAGGAAGTGGTGCAGAGTGTCCTGGACGGACAGGGAGTCGGCTGGCTCAACATGAAGAAAGTGCGCCGCCTGCTGGAGAACGAGCAGCTTCGTGTCTTTGTGCTCAGCAAGCTGAACAGAGCTGTGCAGTCGGAGGAAGACGCCAGACAGGAGATCATACGTGATGTG GAGGTGAGCCGAAAGGTGTACAAAGGCATGCTGGACATCTTGAAGTGCACAGTTTCCAGTCTGGAGCACTCCTACACTAATGCAGGCCTTGGAGGAATGGCTAGTGTATTCAGCTTATTGGAGATTGCACGCACACATTATCAAACCAAAG ACCCAGAAAAACGCAAGCGAAGCCCCACAGACAGTGCTGGAAGCCCAGGGAGTAAAGAGAGTCCTTCTGGTCGTATGGAGACCGCCAGACCTCAGGGCCTTCTGAATATTCCTCACCTGCAGCTGCCGCACCACGCAACGGGCAGAGGAGCCCGCCATTTTGATACGCGGAGTCTGAACGAGGAGAACTTTATTGCCTCGATTG AATTGTGGAGCAAGCACCAGGATAAGCAAAAAGCTATGGAAAAACCACAGA GGTCTGAAGGAGCGAAGCAGCAGCGCCCCCAGGTGACTGATGCAGAGGAGAAGAAATCACAGATTAGTGCCGATAGCGGTCTCAGCGTCACATCTGGATCTCAG AAGAGCGACACAGAGTCTGTAACGAGCTCAGAGCCTCCGATCCTGACGAGAAGCACCAGCCAGGACTCAGAGGCTAGCACA ataaGCAATAGCTCTGGAGAGACTCTGGGAGCTGACAGTGACCTGAGCAGCACAGCAGGAGACGGCCTTGGTGGGAGAACTGCTCCTCATTTAACTCAGTCCAGAGGGACGCTTTCTGACAGCGAGATTGAAACCAACCCGGCCACCAGTGCAGTGTTT GGAAAGACCCACACACTGAAACCAGGTGCAAAAGATCATTTACCTGCTATGGCGAAGGGACCGCCCCCCCAACCCATGGAGGACATCAGTATGAGGATCTACCTGTGTGAAGGCCTGCTGG GTAAGGAGCGCTCCACACTGTGGGACCAGGTGCAGTTCTGGGAGGATGCCTACTTAGATGCCGTCATGTTGGAGCGTGAGGGGATGGGGATGGACCAGGGACCTCAGGAGATGATCGAAAG ATACCTGTCACTGGGAGACCATGACCGCAAGCGTCTGGAGGATGATGAGGACAGACTTCTGGCTACCCTGCTGTACAATATGATAGCATACATGCTAATGATGAAA gTGAGTAAAAATGACATCCGGAAGAAAGTGAGGCGTTTGATGGGGAAGTCCCACATCGGCCTCACATACAGCCAAGAGATCAATGAGTTGCTGGACAAACTGGCCCAAATG aaCGGCCGCGAGCTGTCCATCAGGCCCAGCGGAAGCCGTCACATCAAGAAGCAAACGTTTGTCGTTCACGCCGGCACCGACACCACAGGAGACATCTTTTTCATGGAG GTGTGCGACGACTGCATAGTCCTGCGCAGCAACATCGGCACGGTCTACGAGCGCTGGTGGTACGAGAAGCTCATCAACATGACTTACTGCCCCAAGACCAAGGTGCTGTGCCTCTGGAGACGCAACGGCCAAGAGACACAGCTCAACAAGTTTTATACCAAAAAG TGTCGTGAACTCTACTACTGTGTTAAAGACAGTATGGAAAGAGCTGCAGCAAGACAGCAAAGCATTAAACCAG GTCCTGAGCTGGGCGGAGAGTTCCCCGTCCAGGACATGAAAACTGGTGAAGGGGGACTGCTGCAGGTCACGCTGGAAGGAATCAACCTGAAATTCATGCACAGCCAG gttTTCATAGAGCTGAGTCACATTAAAAAGTGCAATACAGTGAAGGGAGTCTTTGTCCTGGAGGAATTTG